A window of the Diceros bicornis minor isolate mBicDic1 chromosome 28, mDicBic1.mat.cur, whole genome shotgun sequence genome harbors these coding sequences:
- the KYAT1 gene encoding kynurenine--oxoglutarate transaminase 1 isoform X2, with protein sequence MAKRLQARRLDGIDHNPWVEFTRQASDYDAVNLGQGFPDFPPPAFAVEAFQHAVSGDFMLNQYTQAFGYPPLTKVLASFFGKLLGQELEPLKNVLVTVGAYGALFTAFQALVDEGDEVIIIEPFFDCYEPMTLMAGGHPVFVSLKPTPTRDGELDSCTNWQLDPTELASKFTSRTKALVLNTPSNPLGKVFSRAELELVASLCQQHDVVCISDEVYQWLVYDGYQHISIASLPGMWDRTLTIGSAGKAFSATGWKVGWVLGPDSLMQHLRTVHQNSVFHCPTQAQAAVAWSFEREQLHFGQPSSYFVQFLQATQRSRDHVIRSLQSVGLRPIVPQGSYFVITDISDFKSKMPDLPGAVDEPYDRRFIKWMSKNKGLVAIPVSIFYSEPHRRLFDHYIRFCFVKDESTLQAMDEKLQKWRDELRP encoded by the exons ATGGCCAAACGGCTGCAGGCTCGAAGGCTGGACGGGATCGACCACAATCCCTG GGTGGAGTTCACCAGGCAGGCCAGTGATTATGATGCTGTGAACTTGGGCCAAGGCTTCCCCGACTTCCCACCCCCAGCCTTCGCCGTGGAAGCCTTTCAGCACGCCGTCAGCGGGGACTTCATGCTCAACCAGTACACCCAGGCATTT GGTTACCCACCACTGACAAAGGTCCTGGCCAGTTTCTTTGGGAAGCTGCTGGGACAGGAGTTAGAGCCGCTCAAGAACGTGCTGGTGACCGTGGGTGCCTACGGAGCCCTGTTCACAGCCTTCCAGGCCCTGGTGGATGAAGGAGACGAG GTCATCATCATCGAGCCCTTTTTCGACTGTTATGAGCCCATGACATTGATGGCGGGGGGTCATCCTGTGTTTGTGTCCCTGAAGCCG ACCCCCACCCGGGATGGGGAACTGGATTCCTGCACCAACTGGCAGCTGGACCCTACGGAGCTGGCCAGCAAATTCACATCTCGCACCAAAGCCCTGGTCCTCAACACACCCAGCAACCCACTAGGAAAG GTGTTCTCCAGGGCGGAACTGGAGCTGGTGGCcagcctgtgccagcagcatgaCGTGGTCTGCATCAGCGACGAAGTCTACCAGTGGCTGGTCTACGATGGGTACCAGCACATCAGCATTG CCAGCCTCCCTGGCATGTGGGACCGCACCCTGACCATTGGCAGTGCTGGCAAGGCCTTTAGCGCCACTGGCTGGAAG GTGGGCTGGGTCCTGGGCCCGGACAGTCTCATGCAGCACCTGCGCACCGTGCACCAGAACTCTGTCTTTCACTGTCCCACGCAGGCCCAg GCCGCAGTAGCCTGGAGTTTCGAGCGGGAGCAGCTGCACTTCGGCCAACCCAGCAGCTACTTTGTGCAGTTCCTTCAGGCCACACAGCGCAGCCGCGACCACGTGATTAGAAGCCTGCAGTCCGTGGGCCTGAGGCCCATCGTCCCGCAGGGCAGCTACTTCGTCATCACAGACATCTCGGACTTCA AGAGCAAGATGCCTGACCTGCCTGGTGCTGTGGATGAGCCCTACGACAGACGCTTCATCAAGTGGATGAGCAAGAACAAG ggcttgGTGGCGATCCCGGTCTCCATCTTCTACAGTGAGCCACATCGCAGGCTCTTTGACCATTATATCCGCTTCTGTTTTGTGAAG GATGAATCCACACTCCAGGCCATGGATGAGAAGCTACAGAAGTGGAGGGATGAGCTCAGGCCCTGA
- the SPOUT1 gene encoding putative methyltransferase C9orf114 homolog isoform X2: MKKLERQQAQEEEAKRQQEEEAAAEREDRGRPYTLSVALPGSILDNAQSPELRTYLAGQIARACAIFCVDEIVVFDEEGQDAKTVEGEFRGVGKKGQACVQLARILQYLECPQYLRKAFFPKHQDLQFAGLLNPLDSPHHMRQDEESEFREGVVVDRPTRPGQGSFVNCGMKKEVKIDKNLEPGLRVTVRLNQKQLPESKTYRGKVVSSQDPRTKAGLYWGYTVRLASCLSAVFAEAPFQDGYDLTIGTSERGSNVASAQLPSFRHALVVFGGLQGLEAGVDADPNLEVAEPSVLFDLYVNTCPGQGSRTIRTEEAILISLAALQPGLTQAGARPSERSCQTQDSEEAAVKPEVPAHHLGQTAKTCLQK, translated from the exons ATGAAAAAACTGGAGCGGCAGCAGGCACAGGAGGAAGAGGCAAAGCgccagcaggaggaggaggcagctgcAGAGAGGGAGGACCGGG ggcgGCCCTACACCCTGAGCGTGGCCCTGCCAGGCTCCATTCTGGACAATGCCCAGTCGCCAGAGCTTCGCACCTACCTGGCCGGCCAGATCGCCAGAGCCTGCGCCATCTTCTGTGTGGATGAGATTGTGGTGTTCGATGAAGAGGGCCAAGATGCCAA gaCTGTGGAGGGAGAATTCAGGGGAGTCGGCAAGAAGGGGCAGGCGTGCGTGCAGCTGGCCCGGATCCTGCAGTACCTGGAGTGTCCACA GTACCTGAGAAAGGCGTTCTTCCCCAAACACCAGGATCTACAGTTTGCAG GGCTCCTGAACCCATTGGACAGCCCTCACCACATGCGTCAGGATGAGGAATCTGAGTTCCGAGAGGGCGTCGTAGTGGACCGGCCCACCCGGCCAGGCCAGGGCTCCTTTGTCAACTGCGGCATGAAGAAG GAGGTGAAGATTGACAAGAACTTGGAGCCCGGCCTCCGGGTGACGGTGCGACTGAACCAGAAGCAGCTCCCAG AAAGCAAGACCTACCGTGGAAAAGTCGTGTCATCACAGGACCCTCGCACCAAAGCTGGTCTCTACTGGGGCTACACGGTCCGACTGGCCTCCTGCCTCA GTGCTGTGTTTGCTGAGGCCCCCTTCCAGGACGGGTATGACCTGACCATTGGGACGTCAGAGCGAGGCTCAAATGTGGCCTCTGCCCAGCTTCCCAGCTTTAG GCACGCTCTCGTGGTGTTCGGGGGCCTCCAGGGGCTGGAAGCTGGAGTGGACGCCGACCCCAACCTGGAGGTGGCCGAGCCCAGTGTCCTCTTCGATCTGTACGTCAACACCTGTCCCGGCCAGGGCAGCCGCACCATCCGCACGGAG GAAGCCATcctcatctccctggctgccttgCAGCCTGGCCTCACCCAGGCGGGTGCCCGGCCCAGTGAAAGGTCCTGCCAGACCCAGGACAGTGAAGAAGCAGCGGTGAAGCCAGAGGTTCCTGCGCATCACCTGGGACAGACAGCCAAGACTTGTCTCCAAAAATAA
- the ENDOG gene encoding endonuclease G, mitochondrial translates to MQALRAGLILALGAGLGAAAESWRRRRRADARAAPGLLGRLPVLPVAAAADLPALPGGPAGGGPGELAKYGLPGVAQLKSRESYVLCYDPRTRGALWVVEQLRPERLRGDGDRRSCDFREDDSVHAYHRATNADYRGSGFDRGHLAAAANHCWSQKAMDDTFYLSNVAPQVPHLNQNAWNNLEKYSRSLTRAYQNVYVCTGPLFLPRMEADGKSYVKYQVIGKNHVAVPTHFFKVLILEAVGGQIELRSYVMPNAPVDEAIPLERFLVPIESIERASGLLFVPNILARAGSLKAITAGSE, encoded by the exons ATGCAGGCGCTGCGGGCCGGGCTGATCCTGGCGCTGGGCGCGGGGCTGGGCGCGGCCGCCGAGagctggcggcggcggcggcgggcggacgCGCGGGCGGCACCGGGGCTGCTGGGCCGGCTGCCCGTGCTCCccgtggcggcggcggccgacCTGCCCGCCCTGCCCGGGGGCCCGGCGGGCGGCGGCCCCGGCGAGCTGGCCAAGTACGGGCTGCCCGGGGTGGCGCAGCTCAAGAGCCGCGAGTCGTACGTGCTGTGCTACGACCCGCGCACCCGCGGCGCGCTCTGGGTGGTCGAGCAGCTGCGGCCCGAGCGGCTCCGCGGCGACGGCGACCGCCGCTCGTGCGACTTCCGCGAGGACGACTCGGTGCACGCGTACCACCGCGCCACCAACGCCGACTACCGCGGCAGCGGCTTCGACCGCGGCCACCTCGCCGCCGCCGCCAACCACTGCTGGAGCCAGAAGGCCATGGACGACACCTTCTACCTGAGCAATGTCGCGCCACAG GTGCCCCACCTCAACCAGAACGCCTGGAACAACCTGGAGAAGTACAGCCGAAGCCTGACCCGTGCCTACCAAAACGTCTATGTCTGTACGGGGCCGCTCTTCCTGCCCAG GATGGAAGCTGATGGGAAGTCCTATGTGAAGTACCAGGTAATCGGCAAGAACCATGTGGCAGTGCCCACCCATTTCTTCAAGGTGCTGATCCTGGAGGCGGTGGGCGGGCAAATCGAACTCCGCTCCTATGTGATGCCCAACGCCCCTGTGGACGAGGCCATCCCGCTGGAGCGCTTCCTGGTGCCCATCGAGAGCATTGAGCGGGCCTCAGGGCTGCTCTTTGTGCCAAATATCCTGGCGCGAGCAGGCAGCCTGAAGGCCATCACTGCAGGCAGCGAGTGA
- the KYAT1 gene encoding kynurenine--oxoglutarate transaminase 1 isoform X1, whose translation MALEGMFRNVAAVNWHLVRPLQGRKTGTSLTRCLHQTLTMAKRLQARRLDGIDHNPWVEFTRQASDYDAVNLGQGFPDFPPPAFAVEAFQHAVSGDFMLNQYTQAFGYPPLTKVLASFFGKLLGQELEPLKNVLVTVGAYGALFTAFQALVDEGDEVIIIEPFFDCYEPMTLMAGGHPVFVSLKPTPTRDGELDSCTNWQLDPTELASKFTSRTKALVLNTPSNPLGKVFSRAELELVASLCQQHDVVCISDEVYQWLVYDGYQHISIASLPGMWDRTLTIGSAGKAFSATGWKVGWVLGPDSLMQHLRTVHQNSVFHCPTQAQAAVAWSFEREQLHFGQPSSYFVQFLQATQRSRDHVIRSLQSVGLRPIVPQGSYFVITDISDFKSKMPDLPGAVDEPYDRRFIKWMSKNKGLVAIPVSIFYSEPHRRLFDHYIRFCFVKDESTLQAMDEKLQKWRDELRP comes from the exons ATGGCTCTGGAAGGCATGTTCAGGAACGTGGCAGCTGTCAATTGGCACCTGGTGAGGCCGCTCCAGGGAAGGAAGACCGGAACTTCGCTCACCAGGTGCTTGCACCAGACT CTCACCATGGCCAAACGGCTGCAGGCTCGAAGGCTGGACGGGATCGACCACAATCCCTG GGTGGAGTTCACCAGGCAGGCCAGTGATTATGATGCTGTGAACTTGGGCCAAGGCTTCCCCGACTTCCCACCCCCAGCCTTCGCCGTGGAAGCCTTTCAGCACGCCGTCAGCGGGGACTTCATGCTCAACCAGTACACCCAGGCATTT GGTTACCCACCACTGACAAAGGTCCTGGCCAGTTTCTTTGGGAAGCTGCTGGGACAGGAGTTAGAGCCGCTCAAGAACGTGCTGGTGACCGTGGGTGCCTACGGAGCCCTGTTCACAGCCTTCCAGGCCCTGGTGGATGAAGGAGACGAG GTCATCATCATCGAGCCCTTTTTCGACTGTTATGAGCCCATGACATTGATGGCGGGGGGTCATCCTGTGTTTGTGTCCCTGAAGCCG ACCCCCACCCGGGATGGGGAACTGGATTCCTGCACCAACTGGCAGCTGGACCCTACGGAGCTGGCCAGCAAATTCACATCTCGCACCAAAGCCCTGGTCCTCAACACACCCAGCAACCCACTAGGAAAG GTGTTCTCCAGGGCGGAACTGGAGCTGGTGGCcagcctgtgccagcagcatgaCGTGGTCTGCATCAGCGACGAAGTCTACCAGTGGCTGGTCTACGATGGGTACCAGCACATCAGCATTG CCAGCCTCCCTGGCATGTGGGACCGCACCCTGACCATTGGCAGTGCTGGCAAGGCCTTTAGCGCCACTGGCTGGAAG GTGGGCTGGGTCCTGGGCCCGGACAGTCTCATGCAGCACCTGCGCACCGTGCACCAGAACTCTGTCTTTCACTGTCCCACGCAGGCCCAg GCCGCAGTAGCCTGGAGTTTCGAGCGGGAGCAGCTGCACTTCGGCCAACCCAGCAGCTACTTTGTGCAGTTCCTTCAGGCCACACAGCGCAGCCGCGACCACGTGATTAGAAGCCTGCAGTCCGTGGGCCTGAGGCCCATCGTCCCGCAGGGCAGCTACTTCGTCATCACAGACATCTCGGACTTCA AGAGCAAGATGCCTGACCTGCCTGGTGCTGTGGATGAGCCCTACGACAGACGCTTCATCAAGTGGATGAGCAAGAACAAG ggcttgGTGGCGATCCCGGTCTCCATCTTCTACAGTGAGCCACATCGCAGGCTCTTTGACCATTATATCCGCTTCTGTTTTGTGAAG GATGAATCCACACTCCAGGCCATGGATGAGAAGCTACAGAAGTGGAGGGATGAGCTCAGGCCCTGA
- the SPOUT1 gene encoding putative methyltransferase C9orf114 homolog isoform X1 → MAERVRKRPCGPGEHGQRVEWRKWKQQKKEEKKKWKDLKLMKKLERQQAQEEEAKRQQEEEAAAEREDRGRPYTLSVALPGSILDNAQSPELRTYLAGQIARACAIFCVDEIVVFDEEGQDAKTVEGEFRGVGKKGQACVQLARILQYLECPQYLRKAFFPKHQDLQFAGLLNPLDSPHHMRQDEESEFREGVVVDRPTRPGQGSFVNCGMKKEVKIDKNLEPGLRVTVRLNQKQLPESKTYRGKVVSSQDPRTKAGLYWGYTVRLASCLSAVFAEAPFQDGYDLTIGTSERGSNVASAQLPSFRHALVVFGGLQGLEAGVDADPNLEVAEPSVLFDLYVNTCPGQGSRTIRTEEAILISLAALQPGLTQAGARPSERSCQTQDSEEAAVKPEVPAHHLGQTAKTCLQK, encoded by the exons ATGGCGGAGCGCGTGAGGAAGCGGCCCTGCGGCCCG GGTGAACACGGGCAGAGAGTCGAGTGGCGAAAATGGAAGCAACAGA agaaagaggagaaaaagaagtggAAGGATCTCAAGCTGATGAAAAAACTGGAGCGGCAGCAGGCACAGGAGGAAGAGGCAAAGCgccagcaggaggaggaggcagctgcAGAGAGGGAGGACCGGG ggcgGCCCTACACCCTGAGCGTGGCCCTGCCAGGCTCCATTCTGGACAATGCCCAGTCGCCAGAGCTTCGCACCTACCTGGCCGGCCAGATCGCCAGAGCCTGCGCCATCTTCTGTGTGGATGAGATTGTGGTGTTCGATGAAGAGGGCCAAGATGCCAA gaCTGTGGAGGGAGAATTCAGGGGAGTCGGCAAGAAGGGGCAGGCGTGCGTGCAGCTGGCCCGGATCCTGCAGTACCTGGAGTGTCCACA GTACCTGAGAAAGGCGTTCTTCCCCAAACACCAGGATCTACAGTTTGCAG GGCTCCTGAACCCATTGGACAGCCCTCACCACATGCGTCAGGATGAGGAATCTGAGTTCCGAGAGGGCGTCGTAGTGGACCGGCCCACCCGGCCAGGCCAGGGCTCCTTTGTCAACTGCGGCATGAAGAAG GAGGTGAAGATTGACAAGAACTTGGAGCCCGGCCTCCGGGTGACGGTGCGACTGAACCAGAAGCAGCTCCCAG AAAGCAAGACCTACCGTGGAAAAGTCGTGTCATCACAGGACCCTCGCACCAAAGCTGGTCTCTACTGGGGCTACACGGTCCGACTGGCCTCCTGCCTCA GTGCTGTGTTTGCTGAGGCCCCCTTCCAGGACGGGTATGACCTGACCATTGGGACGTCAGAGCGAGGCTCAAATGTGGCCTCTGCCCAGCTTCCCAGCTTTAG GCACGCTCTCGTGGTGTTCGGGGGCCTCCAGGGGCTGGAAGCTGGAGTGGACGCCGACCCCAACCTGGAGGTGGCCGAGCCCAGTGTCCTCTTCGATCTGTACGTCAACACCTGTCCCGGCCAGGGCAGCCGCACCATCCGCACGGAG GAAGCCATcctcatctccctggctgccttgCAGCCTGGCCTCACCCAGGCGGGTGCCCGGCCCAGTGAAAGGTCCTGCCAGACCCAGGACAGTGAAGAAGCAGCGGTGAAGCCAGAGGTTCCTGCGCATCACCTGGGACAGACAGCCAAGACTTGTCTCCAAAAATAA